In Lycium ferocissimum isolate CSIRO_LF1 chromosome 11, AGI_CSIRO_Lferr_CH_V1, whole genome shotgun sequence, a single genomic region encodes these proteins:
- the LOC132038513 gene encoding uncharacterized protein LOC132038513 has protein sequence MDLLTKHVLGGINVVGSCEGDSMDEQCFQGCEEEANFINNQARGSRPNDQGPNQGSWRKGQGNQGWNKDSENQGWNKDSGNSHWRDNNQSGYNNNQGGYNNHRSSNPYVPPKGNQIISSQPSTSDPASPKMEDMLSRVLKKVESTNSFCKEIRDEMKSLGLIVGFHSTSIKQLESQLGQISATLNQRQKGTLPSDTVANPKNDGDHKCHAITTRSGKTIGGETWVKDNRVANDEKIVEEPIVDKEEVTPKKKRTSIEKPIIIEKVKMMKFQKKADDRKFLKFIERLKGLSINIPLVEALEQMPGYAKFIKDLVTKRRHASFEMVGVTHHCSSIVTKALVQKKKDPGAFTIPCTIGIYKFVEALCDLGASINLMLLAIFNKLCLGTPQPTIMRLLMADRTFIFLANFVILDCEVEVPIILGRPFLATGRALVDVERGNLKFRMNEEEITFHICKSMKQPADMTVVSVTDTIDKAIEIIVEHKHVGDMLAAVIMNNDGENEEEFGETLMY, from the exons ATGGATCTTCTCACTAAACATGTGTTGGGTGGAATAAATGTGGTAGGATCTTGCGAAGGGGATTCTATGGATGAGCAATGTTTCCAAGGGTGTGAGGAGGAAGCCAACTTTATTAACAATCAAGCGAGGGGTTCCCGTCCGAACGACCAAGGTCCTAATCAAGGATCTTGGCGGAAAGGTCAAGGGAATCAAGGTTGGAACAAGGATAGTGAAAATCAAGGGTGGAACAAAGATAGTGGGAATTCTCATTGGCGGGACAACAATCAAAGTGGTTATAACAACAATCAAGGTGGTTACAACAACCACCGGAGCTCAAATCCTTATGTCCCACCAAAGGGGAACCAAATTATTTCAAGCCAACCATCTACTAGTGACCCTGCTAGTCCTAAAATGGAAGATATGCTATCAAGAGTGTTGAAAAAGGTGGAGTCAACTAATTCCTTTTGCAAAGAGATAAGGGATGAAATGAAAAGCTTGGGGCTAATTGTAGGGTTTCACTCAACTTCCATCAAGCAATTAGAATcgcaacttggccaaatctcgGCTACTCTCAACCAAAGACAAAAGGGCACACTCCCTAGTGATACGGTTGCAAACCCAAAGAATGATGGTGATCATAAATGCCATGCAATCACTACTAGGAGTGGCAAGACAATTGGGGGAGAGACATGGGTGAAGGATAATAGGGTGGCTAATGATGAGAAAATTGTTGAAGAGCCTATTGTTGATAAGGAAGAAGTGACTCCAAAGAAGAAGCGGACTAGTATTGAAAAGCCCATTATTAttgaaaaagtgaaaatgatgaagtttCAAAAG AAAGCGGATGATAGAAAGTTTCTCAAATTTATCGAGAGATTGAAAGGGCTTTCAATCAACATTCCTTTGGTGGAAGCACTTGAACAAATGCCCGGTTATGCAAAATTCATAAAAGACCTTGTGACCAAGAGGAGACATGCTAGTTTTGAAATGGTGGGAGTTACACATCATTGTAGCTCTATTGTGACAAAAGCCTTGgttcaaaagaagaaagatcCAGGAGCTTTCACCATTCCTTGCACTATTGGAATATATAAGTTTGTCGAAGCATTATGTGATCTTGGAGCAAGCATCAACTTGATGCTGCTTGCTATCTTTAACAAGTTGTGTTTAGGCACTCCCCAACCCACAATAATGAGGTTGCTAATGGCAGATAGAACG TTCATTTTTCTGGCCAACTTTGTGATTTTGGATTGTGAAGTCGAGGTACCTATAATCTTGGGAAGACCTTTCTTAGCTACGGGGCGTGCTCTTGTAGATGTGGAGAGGGGTAACCTAAAATTTAGAATGAATGAGGAAGAGATCACTTTCCATATCTGCAAGTCAATGAAACAACCGGCGGATATGACTGTTGTGTCAGTTACTGATACAATTGATAAAGCCATAGAGATAATTGTTGAGCATAAACATGTGGGTGATATGTTGGCGGCGGTGATAATGAACAATGATGGGGAAAATGAAGAAGAGTTCGGGGAGACGTTAATGTATTGA